One genomic segment of Cerasicoccus sp. TK19100 includes these proteins:
- a CDS encoding helix-turn-helix domain-containing protein, whose protein sequence is MSRSEPVGVAQVAAELNMETTRVHRLLRTLAASGMLHWTDKRKYAAGPAVPVLATQTMHASGFYKAIGPMASLHNELNMTTAMGLLWNRSVSFLYHAKPDEPLTTAISSLDVWPATVSGLGIALLALLPDETVVELYTGRDIPKFDSVKHLQEKLSEVRECEYAIHDNTLAISIEVNFMAAIGFSSPKVSPKTVSKYLPRLLQCKEEILQELSSESNKAHDKPIY, encoded by the coding sequence TTGAGCCGCTCCGAACCGGTGGGCGTCGCCCAAGTCGCTGCGGAGCTGAATATGGAAACGACTCGCGTGCATCGCTTGTTAAGGACCTTAGCCGCATCCGGTATGCTTCACTGGACAGACAAGCGAAAATACGCCGCCGGCCCCGCGGTGCCTGTGTTAGCGACACAAACCATGCATGCTTCGGGCTTCTACAAAGCGATAGGTCCGATGGCCAGCTTGCACAATGAGCTAAATATGACTACCGCCATGGGACTCCTGTGGAATCGATCCGTCTCCTTCCTTTACCACGCAAAGCCCGATGAGCCTCTTACCACCGCAATCAGCAGCCTGGACGTATGGCCAGCCACAGTTTCCGGCTTGGGCATTGCACTGCTTGCCCTACTCCCGGATGAGACAGTCGTTGAATTATATACGGGCCGGGATATCCCGAAATTTGACTCAGTAAAGCATCTACAGGAAAAGCTTTCCGAAGTTCGTGAATGCGAATACGCCATCCATGATAATACGCTGGCGATTAGCATTGAAGTTAATTTTATGGCGGCCATCGGCTTCAGTTCGCCAAAGGTATCGCCCAAGACGGTCTCAAAATATCTTCCTCGTCTACTACAATGCAAAGAGGAAATTCTCCAAGAGCTTAGCTCTGAATCCAATAAGGCTCACGACAAGCCCATCTATTAA